The Listeria monocytogenes genome window below encodes:
- the qoxC gene encoding cytochrome aa3 quinol oxidase subunit III yields MESVETNKNLPIEYRSEQGRLNILGFWIFLGAEIALFATLFATYFVMRKAGSNAGHPPAEMFELWLVLIMTFLLLTSSFTCGLAIGEMRKGNVKMLTIYSIITLILGAGFVGFELYEFAHYVTEGVTMQIGSYWSAFFVLLGTHGLHVTVGIFWISFILIQIKMHGLTPKTASKVFISSLYWHFLDVVWIFIFTGVYLLGMVN; encoded by the coding sequence ATGGAATCTGTAGAAACAAATAAAAATCTGCCAATTGAATATAGATCAGAACAAGGTCGATTAAATATTCTTGGATTCTGGATTTTCCTTGGCGCCGAAATTGCGCTGTTTGCAACACTTTTCGCGACTTACTTTGTTATGAGAAAGGCTGGCTCGAATGCGGGTCATCCGCCAGCTGAAATGTTCGAACTTTGGCTAGTGCTAATAATGACATTTTTACTTTTAACAAGTAGTTTTACGTGTGGTTTAGCAATTGGTGAGATGCGTAAAGGCAATGTGAAAATGTTGACGATTTACTCGATTATCACATTAATTCTTGGTGCAGGATTTGTTGGATTTGAGCTTTATGAATTTGCACACTATGTGACTGAAGGCGTTACAATGCAAATCGGTTCTTACTGGTCAGCATTCTTCGTTCTACTAGGAACACATGGACTTCACGTAACGGTCGGGATTTTCTGGATTAGTTTTATTCTGATTCAAATTAAAATGCATGGTTTGACGCCAAAAACAGCATCAAAAGTATTTATTTCCAGTTTATACTGGCATTTCTTGGATGTTGTGTGGATTTTCATTTTCACCGGTGTCTATTTGCTAGGGATGGTGAACTAA
- the qoxD gene encoding cytochrome aa3 quinol oxidase subunit IV, translating to MTQNNKSNAAHAEGGIPWKHIVGFALSVILTLLAVWVALYSTLTTNVKVVIIFIFAFIQAALQLLMFMHMTEGRDGKIQIGNILFAAFIAIVVVIGSYWVMEIGHMNHLL from the coding sequence ATGACACAAAATAATAAATCAAATGCAGCTCATGCTGAAGGTGGCATTCCTTGGAAACACATTGTTGGCTTTGCATTATCAGTTATTTTGACGCTTCTAGCAGTCTGGGTGGCTCTTTATTCGACGCTAACAACAAATGTTAAGGTAGTTATTATTTTCATCTTTGCGTTCATTCAGGCAGCCCTACAGCTTCTGATGTTCATGCACATGACAGAAGGCCGCGATGGTAAAATTCAAATCGGTAATATTTTATTCGCCGCATTTATTGCGATTGTCGTAGTTATTGGTTCTTATTGGGTAATGGAAATTGGCCATATGAATCATTTGTTATAA